A stretch of Amycolatopsis balhimycina FH 1894 DNA encodes these proteins:
- a CDS encoding DUF222 domain-containing protein, whose amino-acid sequence MLQSVRAEPDTLQRMKDDQVIDLIRDTDAEISKLQALQLRAIADLSVRRRRAPSASSEVALALSITEHRASAIVSAANALIARLPRMLNLMDDGRLDLYRAMKVTDATAWLSGDHVSVVDAALEDRVSGRNATQVRRAAAYAAAKVDPEGAALRTERKFVERRFTLHHQDTGVTHLSVNNAPTEKATAAYARIDRAARALKTPDEPRTLDQLRADVAMDLLLSGTGGPNERTEVFLHIDLATYLNLNESPAALAGRGPIAAAVARHIIGGPDTTLRRVLTDPRTGQAIELSPTRYPLKADEFIRVRDQECRQPGCTRPAQNCGIEATRTKGAAEGTEDQPVTYCSRHRRLKGQPGWDYEVTSDGTVNVATPAGQVHSTAPPSLNPARRRPNRILKTPRN is encoded by the coding sequence ATGCTGCAATCGGTCCGGGCCGAGCCGGACACGTTGCAGCGCATGAAAGACGACCAGGTCATCGATCTCATCCGCGACACCGACGCCGAGATTTCCAAGCTGCAAGCCCTTCAGCTGAGAGCGATCGCCGACCTGAGCGTGCGTCGGAGACGGGCGCCCAGCGCGTCTTCGGAAGTAGCGTTGGCCTTGTCGATAACGGAACACCGTGCCAGCGCGATCGTTTCCGCGGCCAACGCCTTGATCGCGCGTCTCCCGCGCATGCTCAATCTCATGGACGACGGCAGACTCGACCTCTATCGCGCCATGAAGGTCACGGATGCGACGGCATGGCTGTCAGGAGATCATGTAAGCGTCGTCGATGCGGCGCTCGAGGACCGGGTTTCGGGCCGGAACGCCACCCAGGTCCGCCGGGCCGCGGCTTACGCAGCGGCGAAGGTCGATCCGGAAGGTGCCGCGCTCCGCACTGAGCGAAAGTTCGTCGAGCGGCGATTCACCTTGCACCACCAGGACACCGGCGTGACCCATTTGTCGGTTAACAACGCACCCACCGAGAAGGCGACCGCCGCCTACGCCCGCATCGACCGGGCCGCTCGAGCGTTGAAGACGCCGGACGAGCCGCGAACACTGGACCAGCTCCGGGCGGACGTGGCCATGGATCTGCTGCTCAGCGGGACGGGTGGACCGAACGAACGCACCGAGGTGTTCCTGCACATCGATCTGGCCACCTACCTCAACCTCAACGAATCCCCTGCAGCCCTGGCCGGTCGCGGCCCCATCGCGGCCGCAGTCGCCCGCCACATCATCGGCGGACCCGACACGACGCTGCGACGGGTCCTCACCGACCCACGCACTGGCCAGGCGATCGAGCTTTCTCCGACGCGCTACCCGCTCAAGGCGGACGAGTTCATCCGGGTCCGAGACCAGGAGTGCCGGCAACCCGGTTGCACGCGGCCCGCACAGAATTGCGGGATCGAAGCGACTCGAACGAAGGGCGCGGCCGAAGGAACCGAAGATCAGCCGGTCACCTACTGCTCGCGGCACCGCAGGCTGAAGGGGCAGCCTGGCTGGGACTACGAGGTCACCTCAGACGGCACTGTGAACGTCGCGACGCCTGCCGGACAGGTGCATTCGACAGCGCCACCGTCGCTGAACCCGGCTCGCCGGCGGCCTAACCGAATCCTCAAGACGCCACGAAATTGA
- a CDS encoding GNAT family N-acetyltransferase, with amino-acid sequence MDVIRRARATDIEALVRLFGAPGEPLAAALGELMNTPHVTLVVAEDDNGVAGTAQLTVLRGLAWEGATRGLLEGIRAARRGVTSALLTWGIDEARRRGCTRLHLDSGLARGDLQDFYARFGFEHSYQGFTRAL; translated from the coding sequence ATGGATGTCATCAGACGTGCCCGGGCAACGGACATCGAGGCGCTCGTACGCCTGTTCGGCGCACCGGGGGAGCCGCTGGCAGCCGCGCTCGGCGAACTCATGAATACCCCTCACGTGACGCTCGTCGTAGCCGAGGACGACAACGGTGTCGCCGGCACCGCACAACTGACCGTGTTGCGGGGCCTCGCATGGGAAGGCGCCACCCGTGGACTGCTGGAGGGCATCCGCGCCGCCCGGCGCGGCGTGACGAGCGCGCTCCTGACGTGGGGCATCGACGAAGCCCGCCGGCGAGGTTGCACCCGCCTGCACTTGGATTCCGGCCTCGCCCGCGGTGACCTGCAAGACTTCTACGCACGCTTCGGCTTCGAACACAGCTACCAAGGATTCACCCGAGCCCTGTGA
- a CDS encoding MFS transporter, which yields MASTIDSAPRRRSVLWSPEHRLTTVALLLVVTLVAFENMGVATAMPTLVADLHGLSLYSWPFTIFLISSVVATVLSGRIGDRRGPAPALLTGPALFAAGLIVAGTAGGMPVFLFGRALQGFGSGLLLVSVSLLIALTFTDHERPVIYAANAAAWVLPAVIGPSVAGVVTVSAGWRWVFLGLVPLVVVGVIMLVVVVRRLPAHTPATGGRRASVPQAIIVALGVAALTWAAQHQSLLALGYGTVGLVALGYALRTLLPVGTLTSRPGLPTVVAARALIAGAYAGMEAYLPLTMSAVHGYSPALAGLPLTITALGWSAASAAQGRYLSWSREASLRTGFWLVAVGLAGFGLVSQPWFPGWPAFVACAMGGAGMGIAMPAISVLLLRYSPEGERGFNTSAMQLADWVGSALLIGLGGVLLGVVGSVLDPSPAMALLTMALVALAMLGVRLTGRWPSKV from the coding sequence ATGGCATCGACGATCGACTCGGCACCTCGTCGCCGAAGTGTGCTCTGGAGTCCGGAACACCGGCTGACCACGGTCGCGCTGCTGCTCGTGGTCACGTTGGTCGCGTTCGAGAACATGGGCGTCGCGACGGCGATGCCGACCCTGGTCGCCGACCTCCACGGACTGTCACTCTATTCGTGGCCGTTCACGATCTTTCTGATTTCGAGTGTGGTCGCGACGGTGCTGTCCGGCCGGATCGGCGACCGCCGCGGCCCTGCGCCGGCATTGCTCACGGGACCAGCGCTGTTCGCGGCTGGTCTGATCGTCGCCGGGACGGCGGGTGGAATGCCGGTCTTCCTCTTCGGCCGCGCACTGCAGGGCTTCGGCTCCGGGCTGCTCCTGGTTTCGGTCTCGCTCCTGATCGCACTGACGTTCACCGACCACGAACGCCCGGTGATCTACGCCGCGAACGCCGCCGCCTGGGTCCTGCCCGCGGTCATCGGGCCTTCGGTCGCCGGAGTCGTGACTGTCAGTGCCGGCTGGCGTTGGGTCTTCCTCGGCCTGGTCCCGCTGGTGGTGGTCGGCGTGATCATGCTGGTCGTGGTCGTCCGGCGCTTGCCGGCTCACACGCCAGCCACGGGCGGTCGCCGCGCGAGCGTCCCCCAAGCGATCATCGTCGCGCTGGGAGTCGCGGCATTGACCTGGGCGGCCCAGCACCAGTCGCTCCTGGCTCTCGGCTACGGCACGGTGGGGCTCGTGGCCCTGGGGTACGCCCTGCGGACGCTGCTGCCGGTCGGGACGTTGACCTCCCGCCCCGGCCTGCCGACGGTCGTAGCCGCTCGCGCCCTGATTGCCGGGGCTTACGCGGGGATGGAGGCGTACTTGCCTCTGACGATGAGCGCGGTCCACGGCTACAGCCCGGCTCTTGCCGGCCTGCCGCTGACGATCACGGCCTTGGGCTGGTCCGCGGCCTCGGCAGCGCAAGGCCGCTACCTCAGCTGGTCAAGGGAGGCATCCCTGCGCACCGGGTTCTGGCTGGTCGCGGTCGGTCTCGCCGGCTTCGGCCTGGTGTCGCAACCGTGGTTCCCCGGCTGGCCGGCGTTCGTGGCCTGCGCCATGGGCGGTGCCGGCATGGGCATCGCGATGCCCGCGATCTCCGTCCTGCTGCTCCGCTACTCGCCGGAAGGTGAGCGCGGGTTCAACACCTCGGCAATGCAGCTCGCGGACTGGGTGGGCTCAGCGCTGCTCATCGGCTTGGGCGGTGTCCTGCTCGGTGTGGTCGGTTCGGTTCTCGACCCCTCGCCGGCGATGGCCCTGCTCACGATGGCCTTGGTCGCGCTCGCGATGCTGGGCGTCCGGCTGACCGGACGATGGCCGTCAAAGGTGTGA
- a CDS encoding MBL fold metallo-hydrolase produces the protein MEPLPESSDRNWTEPGIYEVSAGVYRIPLPLPNDALRAVNVYAVTDGEKLVLVDSGWALAVARQQLANALGGIGAELADVSEFLVTHVHRDHYSQAVVLRREFGSKIALGQDEEPSLKASGNPDRLPMEAQVDLLFQAGAGDVVEALAREFGTNRRHTEADLWEAPDEWLTSGRRPILPGREFEVVATPGHTAGHVVFVDATADLLFSGDHVLPHITPSIGFQPVPAELPLNDFIGSLRLVRAMPDRRLLPAHGPVAESVHTRVDELLEHHRQRLETTGSQIAAGASTAYEVAHRIGWTRRNRKLSEMDSFNQMLAVLETAAHLDLLVSQGKLNAQVVDRVRHYTMV, from the coding sequence GTGGAACCGTTGCCGGAAAGCAGCGACAGGAACTGGACCGAGCCCGGGATCTACGAGGTCTCCGCCGGTGTCTACCGGATTCCGTTGCCCTTGCCCAACGACGCCCTGCGTGCGGTCAACGTCTACGCGGTCACCGACGGCGAGAAGCTGGTCTTGGTCGACTCCGGCTGGGCACTGGCGGTGGCCCGGCAGCAGCTCGCGAACGCCCTCGGCGGGATCGGCGCCGAGCTCGCCGACGTCAGCGAGTTCCTGGTCACCCACGTGCACCGTGACCACTATTCGCAAGCTGTGGTCCTCCGCCGCGAATTCGGCTCGAAGATCGCCCTGGGCCAGGACGAAGAGCCGTCGCTCAAAGCCTCGGGCAATCCCGACCGCCTGCCCATGGAGGCACAGGTCGATCTGTTGTTCCAGGCCGGCGCCGGCGACGTCGTCGAAGCGCTGGCTCGCGAGTTCGGCACGAACCGGCGGCACACGGAAGCCGACCTCTGGGAAGCGCCCGACGAATGGCTGACATCGGGCCGGCGGCCGATCCTGCCCGGACGCGAGTTCGAGGTCGTCGCCACGCCCGGGCACACCGCGGGACATGTCGTCTTCGTCGATGCCACCGCCGACCTGTTGTTCTCCGGTGACCACGTGCTGCCGCACATCACGCCTTCGATCGGATTCCAGCCCGTGCCGGCTGAGTTGCCGCTCAACGACTTCATCGGCTCGCTGCGCCTGGTGCGCGCAATGCCGGATCGCCGCCTGCTTCCCGCGCACGGACCAGTGGCCGAAAGTGTGCATACCCGGGTCGACGAGCTGCTGGAACATCATCGGCAACGACTCGAGACGACGGGCTCCCAGATCGCGGCCGGCGCGAGCACCGCGTACGAAGTCGCGCACCGGATCGGCTGGACCCGCCGCAACCGCAAGCTGTCCGAAATGGACTCGTTCAACCAGATGCTGGCGGTGCTGGAAACCGCGGCCCACCTCGACCTGCTGGTATCGCAAGGGAAACTGAACGCCCAGGTCGTCGACAGGGTTCGGCATTACACGATGGTCTGA
- a CDS encoding GNAT family N-acetyltransferase, translating to MTGYTIRRARRHDIGAIVHMLADDQLGATRDDPGNLDPYLRAFDQIDSDPNQLLVVAVSEDEPVGTLQLTIIPGLARRGSLRGQIEAVRIRADHRGSGLGTGIMEWAIDESRRRGCSLVQLTSDISRTEAHRFYERLGFAPSHTGFKLKL from the coding sequence GTGACCGGCTACACCATTCGCAGGGCACGACGTCACGACATCGGCGCGATCGTGCACATGCTGGCAGACGACCAACTCGGCGCGACCCGGGACGATCCCGGCAACCTCGATCCGTACTTGCGCGCCTTCGACCAAATCGACTCGGACCCGAATCAGCTCCTGGTGGTTGCCGTCTCCGAGGACGAGCCAGTCGGAACCTTGCAGCTGACGATCATTCCCGGCCTGGCCCGACGTGGCTCGCTTCGCGGGCAGATCGAGGCCGTGCGAATCCGCGCCGATCACCGGGGCTCCGGGCTCGGCACCGGCATCATGGAGTGGGCGATCGACGAGTCGCGACGACGCGGGTGCTCCCTCGTGCAACTCACGTCGGACATCTCCAGGACGGAAGCGCACCGATTCTACGAGCGCCTCGGATTCGCACCGAGCCACACGGGATTCAAGCTCAAGCTCTGA
- a CDS encoding helix-turn-helix transcriptional regulator, with translation MDASWSDPRHVLDVVERTLSAPRPQLLSRFSAELGKLIPHRAAAMQTGDCPRSPLKVVGDEAIARAVTSIELQHLGDRSEPGKALVVDGVLGGVERRLVLLASAPVVGRGAVLAVVPEDAEPPSAELELAAQLWHILSTDAGRRATDPSPDILAGSLAAASARAQVITDLGQAHATTLATILAVLRSGRLSDVGARRTAVDLAAGALLDLKGVVDRDHAVSSEQAEAAFAVLKTQLADLVRHTEVDVDLVDPVGDASLPQDIAHTARTLTRGLVLAAVGRPATTRLRASWRLDGSVLRITVRDDSPEVADAIPARGLTDRLTTLGGHWEVDAVPGWGTTITAVLPLGVAEPPELRPLDRLNPRELEVLSGIAQGLRNRQIAEHLQLSEHTVKFHVRNILDKLDVSSCGEAAALVRDLPLEPVARRSA, from the coding sequence ATGGACGCTTCCTGGTCGGATCCGCGACACGTGCTGGACGTCGTCGAGCGGACGCTGTCGGCGCCGCGGCCCCAGCTGCTCAGCCGGTTCTCCGCCGAGCTGGGAAAGCTGATCCCGCACCGCGCTGCCGCGATGCAGACAGGGGACTGCCCCCGCAGCCCGCTCAAGGTCGTCGGGGACGAGGCGATCGCCCGCGCCGTGACGAGCATCGAGCTCCAGCACCTGGGCGACCGCAGCGAGCCGGGCAAGGCTCTGGTGGTGGACGGCGTGCTCGGCGGCGTCGAGCGCCGTCTCGTCCTGCTGGCGTCGGCGCCGGTCGTCGGCAGGGGCGCCGTGCTCGCGGTGGTGCCCGAGGACGCGGAGCCGCCGTCGGCCGAGCTGGAGCTGGCCGCTCAGCTGTGGCACATCCTCAGCACGGACGCCGGCCGGCGCGCGACGGACCCGAGCCCGGACATCCTGGCCGGGAGCCTCGCCGCGGCTTCGGCGCGAGCCCAGGTGATCACCGACCTCGGCCAGGCTCACGCGACGACCCTGGCCACGATCCTGGCTGTGCTGCGCTCCGGACGGCTCTCCGACGTCGGCGCCCGCCGTACCGCGGTCGACCTCGCCGCCGGCGCGCTGCTCGACCTCAAAGGTGTCGTCGACCGCGACCACGCCGTGTCCTCAGAACAGGCGGAGGCGGCCTTCGCAGTACTCAAGACCCAGCTCGCGGACCTGGTACGGCACACCGAGGTCGACGTCGACCTCGTCGACCCGGTCGGCGACGCGTCCCTGCCGCAGGACATCGCGCACACCGCGCGGACCCTGACTCGCGGCCTCGTGCTCGCCGCCGTGGGCCGTCCGGCGACCACGCGACTGCGGGCCTCCTGGCGGCTGGACGGATCGGTCCTGCGGATCACGGTCCGCGACGACAGCCCCGAGGTCGCCGACGCGATCCCGGCCAGAGGCCTGACCGACCGGCTCACGACGCTCGGCGGCCACTGGGAGGTCGACGCGGTCCCCGGCTGGGGCACGACGATCACCGCCGTCCTCCCGCTCGGCGTGGCCGAACCGCCGGAGCTGCGTCCTCTCGACCGGCTCAACCCGCGCGAGCTCGAGGTCCTGTCAGGCATCGCCCAAGGCCTGCGCAACCGGCAGATCGCCGAACATCTGCAGCTCAGCGAGCATACGGTCAAGTTCCACGTCCGCAACATCCTGGACAAGCTGGACGTCAGCTCATGCGGCGAGGCCGCCGCGCTGGTCCGCGACCTGCCACTCGAGCCGGTGGCGCGCCGCTCGGCCTGA
- the mnmA gene encoding tRNA 2-thiouridine(34) synthase MnmA: MRVLAAMSGGVDSAVAAARAVDAGHDVVGVHLALSAKPGTLRTGSRGCCTIEDSHDARRVADILGIPFYIWDFAERFTEEVVETFVGEYAAGRTPNPCVTCNEKIKFEALLEKAMALGFDAVATGHYARLSVVDGVPELRRSADSGKDQSYVLASLTAEQLSHAMFPLGDSWKTDVRAEAERRGLSVANKPDSHDICFIPDGDTKKFLENRLGQRPGELVDAETGAVLGQHTGVHGFTVGQRKGLGIHAPAPDGRPRYVLSLEPVSGSVKVGSASGLGVKVIDADRAIWPSGRPLTEPTECIVQVRAHGGIVDAVADVDSDTMTVHLREPLRGVAPGQVVVLYRPDPEAGDVVLGSAKISGTR; this comes from the coding sequence ATGCGGGTTTTGGCCGCGATGAGCGGAGGAGTCGACTCGGCGGTCGCCGCGGCACGTGCGGTCGACGCCGGGCACGATGTCGTCGGCGTGCATCTGGCGCTGTCGGCCAAACCGGGGACCTTGCGGACCGGCTCGCGCGGATGTTGCACGATCGAAGACTCCCACGACGCCCGGCGGGTCGCTGACATCCTCGGGATTCCTTTCTACATCTGGGATTTCGCCGAGCGCTTCACCGAAGAGGTCGTCGAGACCTTCGTCGGCGAGTACGCCGCCGGACGCACCCCTAATCCGTGCGTCACGTGCAACGAGAAGATCAAGTTCGAAGCACTTCTCGAAAAGGCGATGGCGCTCGGATTCGACGCCGTCGCGACAGGTCACTATGCGCGCCTCTCGGTGGTAGACGGTGTGCCTGAGCTGCGTCGCAGTGCGGACAGCGGCAAGGACCAGTCGTACGTCCTCGCCTCCCTCACGGCGGAGCAGCTCAGCCACGCCATGTTCCCCCTCGGCGACTCGTGGAAGACCGACGTGCGAGCCGAGGCGGAGCGGCGAGGCCTGTCCGTCGCCAACAAGCCGGACAGTCACGACATCTGCTTCATTCCTGACGGCGACACCAAAAAGTTCCTGGAGAACCGGCTGGGACAGCGTCCCGGCGAGCTCGTGGACGCCGAGACTGGTGCGGTCCTCGGACAGCACACCGGGGTGCACGGGTTCACGGTCGGTCAGCGCAAGGGCCTGGGGATCCACGCCCCGGCGCCGGACGGCCGTCCCCGGTACGTCTTGTCGCTCGAACCGGTGTCGGGCTCGGTAAAGGTCGGTTCCGCGTCCGGGCTCGGCGTCAAGGTGATCGATGCTGATCGCGCGATCTGGCCCAGCGGCCGGCCCCTGACCGAGCCGACCGAGTGCATCGTGCAGGTCAGGGCCCACGGCGGCATCGTCGATGCGGTCGCCGACGTGGACTCCGACACCATGACAGTGCACCTGCGTGAGCCGCTGCGGGGCGTCGCCCCGGGCCAGGTCGTCGTGCTCTATCGCCCGGATCCCGAAGCTGGGGACGTCGTCTTGGGCAGTGCGAAGATCTCCGGTACCCGCTGA
- a CDS encoding cysteine desulfurase family protein, translated as MTYLDHAATTPMLPEAIAAMTEALSTVGNASALHSSGRRARRMVEEARETIAEALGARPSEVIFTGGGTESDNLAIKGIYWARQEEQEQRRRILCGAAEHHAVLDTVEWLEAHCGAEVVLLDVDGAGRVSPEVLRAAIAADPETVAMATVMWANNEVGTINPIADLAAVCAEFDVPFHTDAVQAVGAIPVDFAASGAAALTLTGHKLGGPFGVGALLLGRDVTCVPLLHGGGQERNVRSGTLDVPAIVGFAAAVRTSVAARDEYAKRVEDLRDGLIEVIQREVPDAVLNGGDGERLPSHAHFTFPGCAGDSLLMLLDAKGIECSTGSACTAGVAEPSHVLLAMGADPAAARGSLRFSLGHTSTAADIAAVAAEIGGVVMRARQAGLAGMRKQTQKQEV; from the coding sequence ATGACCTATCTCGACCACGCGGCGACCACTCCGATGTTGCCGGAAGCCATAGCGGCGATGACCGAGGCGCTGTCCACCGTGGGCAACGCCTCCGCCCTGCATTCTTCGGGCCGCCGGGCCCGGCGGATGGTCGAGGAAGCCCGCGAAACCATCGCTGAAGCTCTTGGCGCTCGTCCCTCCGAAGTGATCTTCACTGGCGGTGGCACCGAGAGTGACAATCTCGCGATCAAGGGCATCTACTGGGCCCGCCAGGAGGAGCAGGAGCAGCGTCGTCGCATTCTGTGCGGGGCCGCGGAGCACCACGCTGTGCTCGACACCGTCGAATGGCTCGAAGCTCACTGCGGTGCCGAGGTCGTTCTCCTCGACGTGGACGGTGCGGGGCGGGTCTCGCCTGAGGTCCTCCGTGCCGCCATCGCCGCGGATCCCGAAACCGTGGCGATGGCGACCGTGATGTGGGCGAACAACGAGGTCGGCACGATCAATCCGATCGCTGACCTCGCTGCGGTCTGTGCGGAGTTCGATGTCCCTTTCCACACCGACGCGGTTCAGGCTGTCGGTGCCATCCCGGTCGACTTCGCGGCCAGCGGCGCCGCTGCGCTCACCCTCACCGGACACAAGCTCGGCGGCCCATTCGGCGTGGGCGCACTTTTGCTGGGACGCGATGTGACCTGCGTGCCCCTTTTGCATGGCGGAGGTCAGGAACGCAACGTCCGTTCTGGCACCCTGGACGTCCCCGCGATCGTGGGTTTCGCGGCTGCTGTCAGAACCAGCGTCGCGGCCCGTGATGAATACGCGAAGCGCGTCGAGGATCTCCGCGATGGGCTGATCGAGGTTATCCAGCGCGAAGTACCCGACGCCGTTCTCAACGGCGGAGACGGCGAGCGGCTGCCCAGCCACGCCCACTTCACATTCCCCGGGTGTGCCGGCGACAGCCTACTGATGCTGCTTGACGCCAAGGGCATCGAGTGTTCGACCGGGTCCGCCTGCACGGCAGGTGTCGCCGAGCCGAGCCACGTACTGCTCGCCATGGGCGCCGACCCGGCAGCCGCCCGTGGCTCCCTTCGTTTCTCTCTCGGCCACACGTCCACCGCCGCGGACATTGCGGCAGTGGCTGCCGAGATCGGTGGCGTCGTCATGCGAGCCCGGCAGGCCGGACTCGCCGGAATGCGCAAGCAGACCCAGAAGCAAGAGGTGTGA
- a CDS encoding NADP-dependent oxidoreductase yields the protein MRAITFSAYGGPDVLQLSEVPVPEPGPGQVRLSVRVAGVNPIDWKIRSGAMQQNLQAPFQQIPGLEVAGVVDAVGEGADFAVGDDVFGWSETGAYAEYALAKTVAPKPAALSWADAAAVPVAGETALRALGLLGVREGETLLIHGASGTVGRFAAQLAVARGLTVIGTGGSRSLNDLKSLGVVPVLYGDGWLERVREVVSGPVDAVFDAAGRGVLPASVELRGTKDRIITIADGAAFELGIPFTSMGEQTREVLTEIAGWVTERGVRVAQGRSYPLAEAAAAQVESEGGHPGGKLTIAVG from the coding sequence ATGCGAGCGATCACCTTCTCCGCTTACGGCGGACCGGACGTCCTGCAGCTGTCCGAGGTGCCGGTCCCGGAGCCCGGCCCCGGGCAGGTGCGGCTGAGCGTCCGGGTCGCCGGGGTGAACCCGATCGACTGGAAGATCCGCAGCGGCGCCATGCAGCAGAACCTCCAGGCCCCCTTCCAGCAAATCCCCGGTCTGGAGGTCGCCGGGGTCGTCGACGCCGTCGGTGAGGGCGCGGACTTCGCCGTGGGCGACGACGTGTTCGGCTGGTCCGAAACCGGCGCCTACGCCGAGTACGCGTTGGCGAAGACGGTCGCGCCGAAGCCGGCGGCCCTTTCCTGGGCGGACGCGGCGGCGGTGCCGGTCGCCGGAGAGACGGCGCTTCGCGCTCTCGGACTACTCGGTGTCCGCGAGGGCGAAACGCTGCTGATCCACGGCGCCAGCGGCACCGTGGGCCGGTTCGCCGCTCAACTCGCCGTCGCGCGGGGCCTGACCGTCATCGGCACCGGCGGGAGCCGGAGCCTCAACGACCTGAAGTCGCTGGGCGTCGTTCCCGTGCTCTACGGCGACGGCTGGCTGGAGCGCGTCCGCGAGGTCGTGTCCGGGCCGGTCGACGCCGTTTTCGACGCCGCCGGCCGCGGTGTGCTGCCGGCGTCGGTCGAGCTGCGGGGCACGAAGGACCGGATCATCACCATCGCCGACGGCGCCGCTTTCGAGCTGGGCATCCCGTTCACCAGCATGGGTGAGCAGACGCGCGAAGTGCTGACCGAAATCGCCGGCTGGGTCACCGAGCGCGGGGTCCGCGTCGCGCAGGGCAGGAGCTATCCGCTCGCCGAGGCGGCCGCGGCGCAGGTCGAAAGCGAGGGTGGGCACCCCGGCGGGAAGCTGACGATCGCCGTCGGCTGA
- a CDS encoding phospholipid scramblase-related protein, with product MTSSPPQPGWYPDARDPRLHRWWDGQGWTDNTRPAYQSAPPSDSEPIELDIERPHDPARIQDQVNRATRGRGGARNGGGTLFTEPVLVVNQRAKLIEMANEFGVFDQHGNRLGGVVEVGQSTLKKAIRLLTSYDQFLTHKFEVRDANHSTVLKVTRPAKVFKSRFLVTRADETPIGEIVQENVFGKIRFGFVVDGRPVGGIFAENWRAWNFSIRDHAGTEVARVTKTWGGFLKAAFTTADNYVVEIPNPLPDPLASMVVAAALTIDTALKQDTD from the coding sequence ATGACGAGTTCGCCACCACAACCGGGCTGGTATCCCGACGCGCGGGATCCCCGTCTGCACCGATGGTGGGACGGCCAGGGCTGGACCGACAACACCCGGCCGGCCTACCAGTCCGCACCACCGAGCGACTCCGAGCCGATCGAGCTGGACATCGAGCGCCCCCACGACCCGGCCCGGATCCAGGACCAGGTCAACCGCGCGACACGCGGCCGCGGAGGGGCGCGCAACGGCGGCGGAACTCTGTTCACCGAACCGGTCCTGGTGGTCAACCAGCGCGCCAAGCTGATCGAGATGGCCAACGAGTTCGGCGTCTTCGACCAGCACGGGAACCGGCTGGGCGGGGTCGTCGAGGTCGGCCAGAGCACGCTGAAGAAGGCGATCCGGCTCCTCACCAGCTACGACCAGTTCCTGACCCACAAGTTCGAGGTCCGCGACGCCAACCACAGCACCGTCCTCAAGGTCACCCGGCCCGCGAAGGTGTTCAAGTCGCGGTTCCTCGTCACGAGGGCCGACGAGACCCCGATCGGCGAAATCGTCCAGGAGAACGTCTTCGGGAAGATCCGGTTCGGCTTCGTCGTCGACGGCCGCCCGGTCGGCGGGATCTTCGCCGAGAACTGGCGTGCCTGGAACTTCTCGATTCGCGACCACGCCGGCACCGAGGTCGCCCGGGTGACCAAGACGTGGGGCGGATTCCTCAAAGCCGCCTTCACCACGGCGGACAACTACGTCGTGGAGATCCCCAACCCGCTTCCGGATCCGCTCGCCAGCATGGTGGTCGCCGCGGCCCTCACGATCGACACCGCCCTGAAACAGGACACCGACTGA